The nucleotide window TACCAGCAGATGATAAGATTTATTTGGGACCGAATTTTGGGGGACGACGGCTGAACTGGAAGAACGGCTGCGATGGAGAAACTAGCGCTAGAGCCACATCCGGAGCATCAGGTGAGTCTGTAGTGAATGTAGTCTGTGTTCTTTTTCAGCTCTCtcctgtgttcatgttgtgaaaaaattcaaagcaggttgtgattgtaggtgttgttcttgaaacttaattcagtttaatgcatgagcatttttagtcatgacacatcatgtctcttgtgtttcagtaaaactCGACGCAGTGCCAGACTCGACTACAAACAAGCCTGCGCTATCagaggaggaaatggagaaacGCTCTAAATCCATTATTGAGGAGTTTCTACACATAAATGATTACAAAGTAATGATCTCATGGAGTGTCTTATGATCACATTTAGTTGAATACACATCGGTTATTATCTTGTTACTGCGTCACATAATCGTGGTGGGTTCGTGTGCAGGAGGCCTTGCATTGCGTGGAGGAACTGGACCAGGGCGAGATGCTGTACGTTTTTGTTCGGGTGGGTGTGGAGACCACGCTGGAGCAAAACCAGATCACACGTGACCACGTGGGTCATCTGTTCCATCAGCTGCTGCAGGCTGGGATCCTCTCCACATCTCAGTTTTTTAAAGGGTGAGTGACATTCCTGCACCACACAGCTTCGTCTCCCACTGGCGCCAGAGACACTACTGTCTGCGTCATGAGATGTCCACAGCTTGATGACATATTTACACCCAATGGGGTTATTGTAACATTATTATGAAAACGCTTGCGTTtacatttggtcattttttagagaattttataagagaatcagaatcctttaataagacttttgtctgtggttttttttgctctcttttccCCCCATTTTCTTATCTATCCTTGTTTACACAGGTTCTCAGAAACCCTCGAGATAGCAGATGATATGGCGATTGACATTCCTTATGTATGGCAGTACATAGCGGAGCTCGTTAATCCTGTGCTTCGGGAAGGAGGAATCTCTTTGAgagaattattaatgtatttacagttacatttgagactatacatatacattttttgctggaaaggaagttggtgtttgtttttaat belongs to Silurus meridionalis isolate SWU-2019-XX chromosome 4, ASM1480568v1, whole genome shotgun sequence and includes:
- the LOC124384606 gene encoding eukaryotic translation initiation factor 4 gamma 3-like isoform X2, which codes for MNTVSMNITIDPNKIPKINKLPADDKIYLGPNFGGRRLNWKNGCDGETSARATSGASVKLDAVPDSTTNKPALSEEEMEKRSKSIIEEFLHINDYKEALHCVEELDQGEMLYVFVRVGVETTLEQNQITRDHVGHLFHQLLQAGILSTSQFFKGFSETLEIADDMAIDIPYVWQYIAELVNPVLREGGISLRELLMYLQ
- the LOC124384606 gene encoding eukaryotic translation initiation factor 4 gamma 3-like isoform X1, with translation MNTVSMNITIDPNKIPKINKLPADDKIYLGPNFGGRRLNWKNGCDGETSARATSGASVKLDAVPDSTTNKPALSEEEMEKRSKSIIEEFLHINDYKEALHCVEELDQGEMLYVFVRVGVETTLEQNQITRDHVGHLFHQLLQAGILSTSQFFKGFSETLEIADDMAIDIPYVWQYIAELVNPVLREGGISLRELLIEFSKPLLPVARAGILFAEILQLLCKHMSQKEVEALWRDSKLSWADFLPETVDGNNFITEQT